Genomic DNA from Osmia lignaria lignaria isolate PbOS001 chromosome 6, iyOsmLign1, whole genome shotgun sequence:
AAGCCGCGTACGTGCGGTTTGACTACAATATCCCACGTGGCGCGAGCATCGGCGTATACGCGCGGAGAAATGCTCTTCCCACGCACACGCAATACGATCTGCTGGAGGTGTTGAGCGGCTTCAAGGCGAGGACCACTCGGGCGTCCCATGTTAGTGTTATTGTATGTGCCACTGccccatttttcattttcttttctatcatAGGACTCGTAGAACCGCCTATCAACATCTTCTATTCAGATGTcctgaagaaaatttattttttattcttttttttttgaacaatTTCAAATCTACGGTTCAAAAGGTcgtcttttttttattatttttttccctGAAATGTAATGGAGGAATTGAGAGTATCGATGGAGCGTTTCTGAGATTTGTATTGATTTCTCGTGTAGCCTTCGATCAAGAAAGAAGTGACTCACTATATGGAGCCTGGTCATTGGTTCCTCTCGTTGTACAATGATGATGGAGATCCACAGGAGGTGTCTTTTATAGCCATAATCGCTGAAGATATGACGCACAATTGTCCTAACGGGTGCAGCGGAAAGGGTGAATGTTTGCTGGGTCACTGTCAATGCAATCCTGGCTTCGGTGGAGAGGATTGCAGCGAAAGTGTCTGCCCGGTTCTCTGTAGCCAGCGTGGTAAGTGTAGGGTTTGTTTAGGGGTCCTAATCTGGGTCCTCCCAAAAATGTATTTAGATTATCTTCCTCATCcttctaaaattttaatatcttgaaattCTAGATTTCTAAAATCCCCAAATTTCAGAACTTCCCCACTCCCAAATATATTCTAGTTACACCAATGGTCCCAATTTCAATTACCCTCATCGGTATCATTAATTTCCGTGCAATTACAGGAGAATACATAAACGGAGAGTGTCAGTGCAACCCCGGCTGGAAAGGGAAGGAGTGTTCCCTGCGCCACGACGAATGTGAAGTGCCCGATTGCAATGGACATGGCCACTGCACCAACGGGAAGTGTAATTGCGTGCGCGGTTATAAAGGAAAGTACTGCGAGGAAGTGGACTGTCCTCACCCAACCTGTTCCGGTCACGGTTTCTGCGCCGAAGGTACTTGCATCTGTAAAAAAGGATGGAAAGGTGCGGATTGCAGTCAAATGGACAAGGAAGCACTGCAGTGTCTACCAGACTGCAGCGGACATGGGAACTTTGATCTTGAGACGCAGACCTGCCTATGCGAGCCTATGTGGTCTGGCGATGACTGTTCGAAAGGTAATACGAGAGAATAGATATCTTGTAGTAGGGGGTTTTGTTGACCCTTAGAGCAGTGGCGGGCAGATCAATTGGAGAGTTCAGGTTCAGCAGCAAATGTGTTAATAATGgttttatgaaaatataatttttaaaattcaattacttATTAAGCTATAAATTTATTAGACGCGGATATAAATACTCATCGGATCCAAATTCATTTTTAGACGAAGAATCGCTTGCTCTCAGGTGTCTtcaattctttaaataaattcagTATGCATATTTATCATTCTATTCATATGTTTCCAGGTTATACGTCAATTTTACGACCGATTCTGTTTGACCCCTTTACTAATAACGTGACATTGATACCTTCTCGTTGACTAACTTGATTTTATTCTAAACAAAAACTATTGACTTGCTAGCTTTTATATGTTGCTTGTCCCCACTAATACCATAAAAGACTAGAAATCTAAAAACATTTGTGTAATTCAAAATTTCCTGTCTTTTTCAGAATTATGCGATCTGGACTGTGGGCCCCACGGCCACTGCGTGGACAATGCCTGCGACTGCCTGCCCGGATGGTCCGGCGAATTGTGCAATTTGAAGCAATGCGATCCTAGATGCAATGAACATGGTCAATGCAAGAATGGAACATGCTTGTGCGTGACTGGGTGGAACGGGAAACATTGTACCATGGAAGGATGCCCGAATTCGTGTTCTGGTCATGGCCAGTGCAGAGTCAGCAACGATGGCCAATGGGAGTGCAGGTGTTACGATGGCTGGGATGGCAAAGACTGCAACGTGCTTCTTGAACAGAATTGCAACGACGGAAGAGACAACGATAAAGGTATGGTATGAATAAAAACgaaattcaaagaaatttttACCGTCTTTACAGATTCAAGATTTAACCCTAAAAAGACCAAGAAAGGGGGCTTGTCGAACCCACCGGTCATaaagtattgaaaatatttgaaactctagaattttagaatgttgATATTTGAGgatataaaaattttggaattttagaattttagtgtTAAAATCCCCGAATGACGAGGTGGTCAGTCCACATAGGAAGAGGGAGCCTATCTTGGCCCCTATTTGTTAGGGGCCCCTCAAAAATCGAATTTTCAACATCTCTTTCATAAGTCTATCAGAAATCCTACCCCAATGCCATAAACCCTTATTCTGACCTGAATCAATATATTCTTTCCAGACGGTCTGATCGATTGCGCGGATCCGGAATGTTGCTCGAATCATATATGCCGTAGCAGTCAGCTTTGCGTGTCGGCCCCGAAGCCGATCGATATACTTCTGCGAAAGCAACCGCCGGCTATCACCGCTTCCTTCTTCGAGaggatgaaatttttaatcgaCGAGGGTAGTTTGCAGAACTACGCCCGACAAGAAACCTTCAACGAGAGGTGAGTTAACAAAGCTTGTGTCGGCAGCACGATGGATCGCGTGCGCGATTCGTATTTCGTTGACCCGcgatcggtttgtctcgttatCGATCACCTTTCGATCAAATACATACGTTATTACTCGCTCGTGGTAACCGTGTCCGTCCCGACTTTGATGTTACGTGGTACAGTTCTATAAATACACATCCGGTTACAGACACCCGGAATCATCAAAACAGATAACATATAGTGTTACAATTATGCCGTATACACCTTAAAACAGATGCATGTGTTTATATGGGTCTACTAAAAGTCATTAACGGGTGTACCGAGCATGACGTCTTATGACGCCGTCCGGGTACCGTGTTTCTCCGATTTGTATACAATCTAAAGACTAATTCGATGTTGTCCGCAGGGCACTTAAGTGCCCTCGTGCTTTCCACGGGCTCGAATTTATTCTACTGCGGACCGGTTCGGATCTGTGCCCGTAAATTTGCCTGCGGGCAACCGGGCATGTGCATTCCTGCCCTAGAAACACATGCATATACTACTATATACTTATTCGTTATACGTTACAAGAGACACTAAAGACGTATACAATAGATATATGATATATTCTCTGCGTTGTTGTGACCCGTGTGAAATCACATCCCAAAAGTTTTATACATATGTTTGTACGTACGTGTGCGCGAGCGTGTGCCCTGCACTGAACCCCGTCTCCATTCTATTTCATTCTCATTCTGAACACGATTGATCTTTATCGATATTTATACGTGTTAACACGTTCGGACCCACTTGGCTGGATTTACCTATAGCATAGAGGCGAAGGGGTTGAAACCTGTTACCCCAGGCTCGAACGTGTTAATCTatctctatctctttctatcACCGTGTCCGTCCGAGTGAAGCTTGGCGTGAATGTGTGACTCCATGTTCGAGCATCAAGCTTTTCGCTACCGATTCAGGGATCCAGAAGTCTAAATTTCTTTAtcctttcattaaaaaaaaaaaaatattactctgaactaataaatttcttttctcttctacctctctttctctctctctctctctatctatctatcttctCCATCTAGCTTTGCCTTTAATCACATCATTTTTAACTCGGTTCTGTTTTATCCGTGCTGCCCGGTCAGTATGTTCTGGAATCACTTCAATACAAGGTAAGAAATTTCGTCGACGAGAAAAaatggaacaaaaaaaaaatacacccgTTTGCGAGTTAGTAGAGTGTAAGCAGAGTCGAATAGCTGCTGCTGTTTGACGATATTTTCATGCATTTGGTATCATGTGTACATAATCAAAATCCTGCATCCAAACGGGGTTGCTCGTGGACGTTCGATTCGAGGACGAGCCCGTGTCTTCATCGTTTGTCCGCAAATTGACGAAGACAAGCTACCTCGAATGAATTGTAACGCCACGTACCGCTaaccaataaaaaaaaaaaagaaaaggaagaacttTCATAACCTCTTCCTACCTCACCGAAACCTTCATCATTGTTTGACTCTTTCTCGTTGCATGGTTTGGTTACCTTATTATTCCTACGTTGTCTTTCGTGCCTTTTAAGTTGAGCTTCTGACTTTGTGTTAATCgtgtatatgtgtatgtatCTATTTGTATTTAATGACAGTTCGACGTCGACCGATGCTTCAGTGCCAAAGAGGCATCGAGGTATTACGTGGGAGTATGTCACCATTTTGCTACTATTTTGCGTCATCTAAGGGATAATAATTTCGACTGTTAAATTTAAGGAAAAAACTCTTAAAGCATAGGTCCTACTAGGTAGCCCTGTTAATAGGAGTTCACTACCAGGTTCCAGCCCAAGACActctctttcttcctccttTCCCATCTCTTCACAGGAACCCACCCTGGACGTTCATTACTCGATACTACCTCTTTAGCACTGAAAAGCAACGTCGGCAAGACTGAAATCGTGATTCGTAAAATTACACGATTTGAAACAGGTGCTGTCACATCGAAAGAGGATAAACATAATTCAATGACACTTTTCATCGTTCTTGATATTCGAAATGACAGCACATTTTTGTTATGCGCGACGATTAACTCCAATAACACTGcaagaaataaatttacaaatgataGTAATACTGTTGTAGATTGAAAATTAGTTTAGACGATAGCAATTGCtttgctgaaaaaaaaaaagtacacaCACCCGAGCTAACTATTATCCGGTGGTCGTTAATGTTCTTATTTCCTGACAGCCGTTCGGCCGTCGTTCGTGGCCGAGTTGTCACGCACCTTGGCACCGGACTAATGGGAGTACGAGTTAGCACCAGTACACCCCTGGAAGGTTTCACTCTGACGAGAGACGACGGTTGGTTCGATCTCTTGGTGAACGGCGGAGGCGCGGTCACCCTGCAGTTTGGCAGGTCGCCCTTCAAGCCGCAAAGCCACATAGTCTTTGTACCTTGGAACGAGGTAATAATCTAGGACCTGCGTACCAAACTAAATCCTATATCGAAGACTACATGTAACAAAAATCTTCGTTTCTTCAAGGTGGTAATTATCGACAAGATCGTGATGAGCACCGCCGAGGAGAAGCAACCCTTCCATGTCCCTCACGCTTGTGCCGCCCACGACTACGACCTAATGAAGCCAGTGGTCTTGGCCACCTGGAAGCACGGCTTTCAAGGCGCCTGTCCCGACAAGAGCGCCATTTTGGCAGAGTCCCAGGTCATCCAAGAGAGTCTTCAAATACCAGGCACTGGCTTGAACCTTGTATACCACAGCTCCAGAGCAGCCGGATATCTGTCCACCATTCAGTTGCAACTGACACCCGAAGTCATTCCACCGACTCTTAATTTAATTCACCTGAGAATCACCATTGAGGGCATTCTATTTGAGAAAATATTCGAGGCGGATCCTGTGATCAAGTTTACTTACGCGTGGAACCGACTGAACGTATATAGACAACGAGTCTATGGTGTGACTACAGCTATGGTGAAGGTGGGGTATGAGTACAGGGACTGTAAGGACATCATCTGGGACGTGCAAACGACGAAGCTCAGTGGCCACGATATGTCCATATCTGAAGTTGGAGGTTGGAACCTGGACATCCATCACAGGTATAACTTCCATGAAGGCATTCTGCAGAAAGGAGACGGATCCAACATCTACCTAAAGCAGAAGCCTCGAGTAATTCTTACAACCATGGGCGATGGGCATCAGAGGCCTCTGGATTGTTACGATTGCGATGGACAGGCCTCCAAGCAGCGACTGCTAGCGCCGGTTGCTCTTGCCACAGCTCCAGACGGATCCATCTTCGTCGGAGACTTCAATCTCGTTAGGAAAATCCTCGTTGATGGCACTGTCAGGACTGTCGTTAGGCTGAAGTAAGTCCCACGATTGAATTTCTAAAGCCCCTCGCATTATTTAATATTGCTTAATTGAATAAATGTTCTTTCAGTGCTACGAGAGTCTCCTACCGCTACCACATTGCCTTGAGTCCTCTGGACGGTTCCCTGTACATCTCTGACCCCGAGTCCCATCAGATCATCCGCGTGCGCGACACTAACGACTATTCCGACCCAGATCACAACTGGGAGACGGTGGTTGGTTCGGGAGAGCGGTGTCTCCCTGGGGACGAAGCTCACTGTGGCGATGGTGCACTGGCTCGGGACGCTAAACTGGCGTATCCCAAGGGGGTCGCCATATCAGCCGACAACGTACTGTACTTCGCCGATGGGACCAATATTAGGATGGTCGACAGGGACGGTATCATCACCACGGTGATCGGCAATCATATGCACAAGTCGCACTGGAAGCCTATTCCTTGCGAGGGCACACTGAACGTAGAAGAGGTTCATCTGCGGTGGCCCACTGAGTTGGCTATTAACCCCCTGGATAATTCCCTGCACATGATAGACGACCATATGGTGCTACAACTGGCTCCAGATGGTAGAGTCAAGGTGGTAGCTGGTCGTCCTCTCCACTGCGCCTCGCCGTCCTCCTCGTTTGACACCGAGCTGGCGACACACGCTACTCTGGTGATGCCGCAGAGCATCGCATTCGGCCCGTCCGGAAACCTGTACATCGCCGAGAGCGATTCACAGCGAATCAACCGCGTGAGGGTGATCGGAACCGACGGCAAGATCTCCCCTTACGCCGGCGCGGAGTCGAAGTGCAACTGTTTAGAGCGCGGCTGCGATTGCTTCGAAGCCGATCACTACCTGGCGTCCACTTCCAAGTTCAATACCATCTCCGCTGTTGCCGTATCCCCTGACGGAGTGGTTCACATCGGTGATCAGGCGAACTATAGGATCCGATCAGTGATGGCCAGTATCCCAGACGCCAGTGGCGCCAGGGAGTACGAGATCTACTCGCCGGACACCCAGGAAATCTACGTATTCAACCGATTCGGGCAGCACGTGGCTACTAAGAACATCCTGACAGGGGAGACAGTGTACCAATTCACGTACAATGTGAACACCAGTAATGGTAAACTCAGCACGGTCACTGACGCAGCGGGTAATAAGGTGTTCCTGCTGAGGGACTACAGCAGCCAGGTGAACTCCATCGAGAACACGAAGGGCCAGAAGTGCAGGCTTCGAATGTCTAGGATGAAGATGCTTCACGAGCTGAGCACGCCCGATAACTACAACGTTACGTTCGATTATCACGGGCCCACTGGGCTGCTGAAGACCAAATTGGACAGCACGGGCAGAAGTTTCGTATATAACTACGATGAATTCGGCAGACTAACCAGTGCAGTCACTCCTACGGGCAAGGTAATCAGTCTAACCTTCGATCTTAGCCTGAAGGGAGCTGTGGTGAAGGTGGGGCAAAACAACAGGAAGCCTATTTCGATGCTGATCAAGGGATCCTCGGTTGTTACGAAGGTTGGAGAGGCAGAACAAAGGACTACTGTCCTGGCCGATGGCTCCGTCGGCCAGGTAACACCCTGGGCCCATACAGTCAGCACGGACACCTTGCCTTACTCGGTCTTGGCTGAAATCGAGCCCCTGTTGGGCGAGAGCTACCCAGTGCCCGCTAAGCAGAGGACGGAAATTGCTGGTGATTTGGCGAACAGATTCGAGTGGCGATACTTCCTCAGAAAGCTTCAGTCCAACAAAAATAGGGGCAATTCAAAGTCTGTTGCTCAAGTTGGCAGGAAGCTGCGGGTTAACGGTGATATTTTGCTGTCTCTTGAATACGACAGAGAAACCAATAGCGTAGCTGTATTTATGGACGATGTAGAGCTTTTGAATGTGACCTACGATAGAACAGCGAGACCAGTGAAATGGGGTCCGAGGAATGGTATCTTCTCCGGAGTGGAACTGGAGTACGACCGCTTCAGTAGACTGACCAGTTGGACTTGGGGGGATATCAGTGAGACTTATGGCTTTGACAGAGCTGGGCGGTTATACGAGATCAAATACAGCGATGGTACGTCTATGGTGTATGCCTTCAAAGACATGTTCAGCAGTCTTCCACTGAAAGTGACCACGCCAAGGGGAAGCGACTACTTGCTGCAGTACGATGAAGCTGGGGCCTTGCAGTCTTTAACCACACCAAGAGGACACATTCATGCGTTCTCGTTGCAGACTTCGTTAGGATTCTACAAGTATCAGTACTACTCGCCCATGAACAGACATCCGtatgaaattttgtataatgaTGACGGGCAGATTTTAGCGAAGGTGTATCCACATCAAAGCGGCAAGGTTGCTTATATCTACGACCACACTGGGAAATTGGAGACTACTCTTGCTGGTATGTATATCTTCTTAGTAAAATTATTCCAAATTATAATTACGTTGGGGTATTCTCCGGGCATATGGTCAACGCAGACATTGGCGACAAGGGGGTCCTATTTCAAATTAATCTTCATTCACTTCCGCAGGATTGTCTTCGATCCACTACACATACCAAGAAACAACGAGCTTGGTCCACAGCATTGACATCAACGAACCAAACTTCGAAATGCGCATTGAGTACAAGTACCATGCTGGTATCGTCAAAGACGAGAAAATCAAATTCGGTAGCAAGAGCGGCCTGGACAATGCCCGATATCGTTACCAGTACGATGGTAATGCAAGAATTTCCAGCATTGAAGTAGACATCAATGGCAAACAGCTTCCTCAGTTACGGCTGAAGTACAACCAGAATTTGGGCATACTGGAAGGAGTCGGTGATCTTAGGATATACAGGAACCTGTTTAACCGATCAGTCATGCAGGACAGCAGCAAGCAGTTCTTCACGGTCACCGATTATGACGAACATGGACGGGTTAAGACTGTCCTTATGAATATTCGGTCACTGGATGTCTTCCGTATGGAGCTAGAGTATGATAATCGTAATCGCATAAAAATGAGGAAGATGTTAATTGGAAAAGATTCCATGAAGAAGGAATGGGCCAAGATAGAGAAGATCACATATAATGCGGATGGACATGTCCTAGAGGTGGCAGAGACTGAGAACAATTGGCAATATGCTTATGACGAAAATGGTAACGTGATTGGAGTGACAGAACACAATGAGAAGATCGCTTTGGGTTATGACAGCGGTGATCGTGTGGTCCAATATGGCGACGTTGAGTTCAATTCGTATGATAGCAGAGGATTCGTCGTCATTCGAGGGGAACATAAATACAGGTTTGTTCAGATTTCAATTATTCTGACATTTATTTCTCTGTCCACTAATTCCCATTTCTTCATTTTAGTCAACACCTCTGAAATATACACCCACCAAGTTTTCAGTGCCATCCAAAAAGACATCCCCCTCCTGAACCtatgataataatatttcttGCTTTGTATAGGTACAATTCGCGTGGTCAACTGATTCACGCATCAGAGCACAAGAAGTTCCAGATATGGTACTTCTACGACGACCGCGGACGCCTGGTAGCCTGGAACGACGACCGCGAGAATATCACGCAGTTCTTCTACGCGAATCCAAAGACGCCGGACCTGATCACGCACATTCACTTCCCGAAATCCGCGAAAACCTTCCGGTTCCTCTACGACGCCCGCAACTTCCTTATGACAGTGGAAACCTCCGAGCAGAGGTTCTACGTGGCGACGGATCAAAATGGTTCCCCCATAGCATTATTCGACACCAATGGAAATCTGATCAAAGAAATGAGACGCACGCCATTTGGCAAAATTATTAAGGACACCAACCCAGATTTCTACCTGCCCATCGATTTCCATGGTGGACTCCTGGACCCGATCACAAAACTGGTCTACCTGAACAAGAGGTTATATGATCCAACTGTTGGACAATGGATGACGCCAGCCTGGGAACAAATGGCGAACGAACTCACTACTCCGACCGACATTTTCATTTACCGCTTCCGCAACAATGATCCAGTGAACTTCAAACAGAACGTCGAGTACATGACTGACCTCGCCAGTTGGCTGAAATTGTACGGCTATGATATCTCCGCCATGCTGGGCTCGGAGTACATGAAGCACATGGTGTACCAGCCGACCGCTACCATCACGTCTCCTCAATTAACACCAGACTTCGGCGTCATGTCTGGGTTGCAGTGCATCGTGAATCGCGTGCACGAGAAATTCTCCGACCTAGGATTCGTTCCTAAACCTTTGCTGAAACTGGAACCAAAGACGAGGAACCTTCTTCCGCGAGTGGCCCACCGGCGTGCCGTTTTCGGTGAAGGTATCTTGGTATCCCGCATCGGTGGACGGGCGTTAGTCAGTGTAGTGGATGGTGTGAACAGCGTCGTCCAAGACGTGGTCACCTCGGTGTTCAACAACTCCTACTTCCTACCTCTCCACTTCAGTGTGCACGATCAGGATGTGTTCTATTTCGTGAAGGACAACGCGCTGAAGATTCGTGACGATATGGAGGAGCTGCGCCGTCTGGGAGGCATGTTCAACGTGTCCACTTACGAGACCACGGAGCACGGAGTGGGCACTTGGAAGGAACTGAAGCTACATAACCCGGATGCCGCGGTAGTGATCAGGTACGGGGCTGACCCTGAACAGGAGAGGCATAGGATATTGAAGCACATTCATAAGAGGGCCGTGGAAAGAGCCTGGGAAATCGAGAAGCAGTTGGTTATGGCTGGTTTCCAAGGCAGAGGAGACTGGTCGAAGGAGGAGAAGGACGAATTGATCAGCCGGGGGGCAGTGAACGGCTACGAGGGTGTAGATATCCACAGTGTCCACAGATATCCCCAACTAGCCGATGACCCCGGTAATGTTGCCTTCACTA
This window encodes:
- the Ten-m gene encoding teneurin transmembrane protein Ten-m isoform X14, whose translation is MNYSQGKGRLYPAYSLSGSEGEENSPSLRSRTSAYPPNNHQTTQSHLNHYNASQHKQRAYQQQQQHPLYHMPSSGAGLSDTPTSGNASDETLTDSDLITVARDSALLVHNGCLLDNSAPRGPPDVPPRNPTMSRVNGRLPGSHTASDHERDPDLQPSCLVRSPSGGFYSIPKIPKNEYNNKNQSSGNSPIKVELQNNMDRVPLPYGHAPSMIPMRRQSIRCHFVKGVDWCSWKLIAMILLMVSLCITAVLAYVVVSSIVNRSYQGTKACTVLVGENADTKTLLSEGNKTSTSSTSSSQSNSRTRQQSSSGGARTFPARSFPPDGTTFAQVGLGQKLSKEIPPYSYWNMQFYQSEAAYVRFDYNIPRGASIGVYARRNALPTHTQYDLLEVLSGFKARTTRASHVSVIPSIKKEVTHYMEPGHWFLSLYNDDGDPQEVSFIAIIAEDMTHNCPNGCSGKGECLLGHCQCNPGFGGEDCSESVCPVLCSQRGEYINGECQCNPGWKGKECSLRHDECEVPDCNGHGHCTNGKCNCVRGYKGKYCEEVDCPHPTCSGHGFCAEGTCICKKGWKGADCSQMDKEALQCLPDCSGHGNFDLETQTCLCEPMWSGDDCSKELCDLDCGPHGHCVDNACDCLPGWSGELCNLKQCDPRCNEHGQCKNGTCLCVTGWNGKHCTMEGCPNSCSGHGQCRVSNDGQWECRCYDGWDGKDCNVLLEQNCNDGRDNDKDGLIDCADPECCSNHICRSSQLCVSAPKPIDILLRKQPPAITASFFERMKFLIDEGSLQNYARQETFNESMFWNHFNTSRSAVVRGRVVTHLGTGLMGVRVSTSTPLEGFTLTRDDGWFDLLVNGGGAVTLQFGRSPFKPQSHIVFVPWNEVVIIDKIVMSTAEEKQPFHVPHACAAHDYDLMKPVVLATWKHGFQGACPDKSAILAESQVIQESLQIPGTGLNLVYHSSRAAGYLSTIQLQLTPEVIPPTLNLIHLRITIEGILFEKIFEADPVIKFTYAWNRLNVYRQRVYGVTTAMVKVGYEYRDCKDIIWDVQTTKLSGHDMSISEVGGWNLDIHHRYNFHEGILQKGDGSNIYLKQKPRVILTTMGDGHQRPLDCYDCDGQASKQRLLAPVALATAPDGSIFVGDFNLVRKILVDGTVRTVVRLNATRVSYRYHIALSPLDGSLYISDPESHQIIRVRDTNDYSDPDHNWETVVGSGERCLPGDEAHCGDGALARDAKLAYPKGVAISADNVLYFADGTNIRMVDRDGIITTVIGNHMHKSHWKPIPCEGTLNVEEVHLRWPTELAINPLDNSLHMIDDHMVLQLAPDGRVKVVAGRPLHCASPSSSFDTELATHATLVMPQSIAFGPSGNLYIAESDSQRINRVRVIGTDGKISPYAGAESKCNCLERGCDCFEADHYLASTSKFNTISAVAVSPDGVVHIGDQANYRIRSVMASIPDASGAREYEIYSPDTQEIYVFNRFGQHVATKNILTGETVYQFTYNVNTSNGKLSTVTDAAGNKVFLLRDYSSQVNSIENTKGQKCRLRMSRMKMLHELSTPDNYNVTFDYHGPTGLLKTKLDSTGRSFVYNYDEFGRLTSAVTPTGKVISLTFDLSLKGAVVKVGQNNRKPISMLIKGSSVVTKVGEAEQRTTVLADGSVGQVTPWAHTVSTDTLPYSVLAEIEPLLGESYPVPAKQRTEIAGDLANRFEWRYFLRKLQSNKNRGNSKSVAQVGRKLRVNGDILLSLEYDRETNSVAVFMDDVELLNVTYDRTARPVKWGPRNGIFSGVELEYDRFSRLTSWTWGDISETYGFDRAGRLYEIKYSDGTSMVYAFKDMFSSLPLKVTTPRGSDYLLQYDEAGALQSLTTPRGHIHAFSLQTSLGFYKYQYYSPMNRHPYEILYNDDGQILAKVYPHQSGKVAYIYDHTGKLETTLAGLSSIHYTYQETTSLVHSIDINEPNFEMRIEYKYHAGIVKDEKIKFGSKSGLDNARYRYQYDGNARISSIEVDINGKQLPQLRLKYNQNLGILEGVGDLRIYRNLFNRSVMQDSSKQFFTVTDYDEHGRVKTVLMNIRSLDVFRMELEYDNRNRIKMRKMLIGKDSMKKEWAKIEKITYNADGHVLEVAETENNWQYAYDENGNVIGVTEHNEKIALGYDSGDRVVQYGDVEFNSYDSRGFVVIRGEHKYRYNSRGQLIHASEHKKFQIWYFYDDRGRLVAWNDDRENITQFFYANPKTPDLITHIHFPKSAKTFRFLYDARNFLMTVETSEQRFYVATDQNGSPIALFDTNGNLIKEMRRTPFGKIIKDTNPDFYLPIDFHGGLLDPITKLVYLNKRLYDPTVGQWMTPAWEQMANELTTPTDIFIYRFRNNDPVNFKQNVEYMTDLASWLKLYGYDISAMLGSEYMKHMVYQPTATITSPQLTPDFGVMSGLQCIVNRVHEKFSDLGFVPKPLLKLEPKTRNLLPRVAHRRAVFGEGILVSRIGGRALVSVVDGVNSVVQDVVTSVFNNSYFLPLHFSVHDQDVFYFVKDNALKIRDDMEELRRLGGMFNVSTYETTEHGVGTWKELKLHNPDAAVVIRYGADPEQERHRILKHIHKRAVERAWEIEKQLVMAGFQGRGDWSKEEKDELISRGAVNGYEGVDIHSVHRYPQLADDPGNVAFTRDTKRKRRKSGNRRNRIHRHDS